In Chryseobacterium sp., the genomic window AAAACAGTAGTCTACGGTCAGACCTTCAAATGAGTCTACTTCTACATTAGGGAATTCTGCAACAGAATTTTGAATAAATTCCATTCTTTTTTCAAGAGGAAACATGTATTTCTTTTGAGAATTCTGCCCAATAGCAATAATTAATTTATCAAATAGCGGGGCCGCTCTTTCTATAATGTCATAATGTCCCAAGGTAATAGGATCAAAGGATCCTGGGAAAACAGCAATTTTCATATCCTAGTTGTTTTCGTTTGATTTTTCGTAGAACAGCCTTAGATTTTCAATATTTAGGCTGCAGTTGTTATTTAGAACCTGATTGGAAGAAAGATTTAAAATCAAATCATTTCTCCCTATAATTTTTGAATTTTTATAAAACTTATCCATCGGATGAAATTTAATCCTGCTTTCAAAATTTCCAATTTCGTTTTTCTTTATTATTCCTGAAAACAATACTTTATTGTCCAGTGATATGATTTCAAAATAATTGGGAACTTTTTCATTGTCAATGATAACATCATTTTTTTTGACATAATTGAAGCACTTTTGATCATCCAGATAGATGGCATCACCGGTAAAATTGATGTGCTTTGGCTCAAGTTGATTCTTTGGCAGGTGCAGCTCAAGGGTCTTATTGTTTTGAGCCCATGCTAAAGAAGAAATACATAATGAAATGGTAAGAAGCCTGATCATTACTTTTGTTTATTAAGCGCTTTTTCAACTTCATTTCCGCAAAGATCCATAATGGAAATTCCGTAATGCCTAGCCTGCTGAGGAAGAATACTGGCAGGAGAGAATCCCGGATTGGTATTCATTTCAAGCATATAAGGAATTCCGTCCATTAAAATGTACTCGCTTCGTGAAAAGCCGCTCATTCCAAGGGAATTGTAAGCCCTTTTGGCAATGTCTTCCACTCTTTTTGTGGTTTCATCGTCAATTCTTGCAGGGGTAATTTCTTCTGAAGCGCCTTCGTATTTTGCCTGATAATCGAAGAACTCATTTTTAGGAACGATCTCAGTGATTCCCAATACAATGGTTTCGCCTTTGAAATCGATAACTCCTACAGAAACTTCCATCCCATTTAGAAAACTTTCAATAAGGATCTCGTCATCTTCTTTGAAAGCAATCTCTGTAGCAGCGATCAACTCTGATTTTTCTTTTACTTTTGAAATACCTAAAGATGATCCGGACTGGTTAGGTTTTACGAAAACCGGTAACCCTAATTCTTCTATGATCTCCTCTGCATTGATGTTTTCTCCTTTTCTTAAATAAACACTTTTAGCAGAAGGGATTCCATATTTTGATAATACGGCCAGGGTATCTTTTTTGTTGAAAGTCAGAGCACTCTGGTAAAAGTCACACCCTGTATATTTTTGGCCTATTGCATCCCAGTAAGCTTGTAAAATACCATTCTCACCCGGTGTTCCATGAATGATATTGAAGCAGACATCAAATTTCAATATTCCGCCATTATCTAAAATTACAGAAAAATCACCTTTATTGAGGTCATATTTTTTATCATTTTCCCCTAAAAAATACCATTCATCTTTCAGGATTACTACTTTATATACATCATAAAGATTTCTGTCTAAAGAATCATAAATCAACTGCCCGCTTTTTAAAGAAACAACATATTCATCAGAATAGCCTCCCATTACTACGGCAACACTTTTTTTGTTCATAACCATATAGTATCAATTAAGGCAAATTTAATCATTTTATGCAATGCAATATGGGAAATCCGTAAATTTTAAAATCAAAAATGAATTGTTAAATAAAAAGCACATTCTAAAATTATTAGTTATATTTGCCGTTGTAATTAAAGTATTTTTAAATATGCTTAAATCACTTTTCAATTGGAAAGTTTTACTGAATTTAGTAATAGCCATCGGCGTTTTCGTGGGATTGGTATGGCTCACGTTTCGTTGGTTGGAATATCATACAAATCATGGCCAGGAAATACCTGTTCCCAATGTTGTTAATAAATCTGTACATGATGCCATCAAGATACTGGATGATACCGGGTTGGAATATGAAGTAGACAGTGCAAATTATGATCCCAAATACAGACCATTTCAGGTACTTCAGATTTATCCTTCACCAGGTTCCCGTGTAAAAGACGGAAGGACAGTACGGTTGAAGGTTAATCCTAGAACATGGGCTCAGATCGCTGTTCCTGATGTTATCAATAAATATTCGGGACTGGCTTTCCAGAGATTGGACCAGGTAGGTCTTAAGATCGGGGATACCATCTATGAACCAAGTATTCAGAAAGATGCTCTTTTGAGAATCTTATATAAAGGAAATGCAGTGAATCCCGGAACACGTTTACCTAGGTTCTCTGTCATTGATGTAGTGGTAGGAACGGGTCCTATGAGAAATATTTCAATTCCTAACGTTGTAGGGCTTTCGGTAAAAGAAGCCAGAGCCGTTATTACAAAAAGTATGTTTGAAGTAGGATTGGTAGAGTATGAAGATGGCGGAAAGGATGAATCTGATATCATTTACTATCAGGATCCGGCTGCCGGAGATGTACGTGACCAGGGGATGCAGATCGACTTATGGGCAAGTAAGCGAACTCCGGCTGAGCTAAGAGCTAAAGTGGAACAGCTGAATTCTATTTACCGTATGAAAGTAGATACTTCTCTGCCACCGGTACGATATGAAGAAGTTCATAATGAACCTGCTTATGAACCTCCTGTGATACCAGCGCCTGCTCCTAAGAAAGAAGTCCCTAAAGCTGAACCAGTAAAAACCGAGACTCCAAAAGTGCAGACCACAGCTCCCAAGCCAGCTGCATCAGGAACCGAAAAACCTAAAACTTCCACTAACAATCAGGCTACAGGAAGTACAGCCAAGCCTGCTGCTCCTGCCAATACGGGACAACAGCCCGCTCAAAAGCCAAAGGCTAAAAAAGTAGTGGTAGAATAATATCAAAAATAGTATTAAAAAATACGGGCTTCAACTGCAAAATGTTGAAGCCTTTTGTGTAAAAAATATAAAACAATGTCAGAAGATAACGAAGATTTTTTAGATGAAGAATTATTAGAATCCAACAGTATTGAGAATATCGATATTGATGAAGAAAATAAAGGATTGTATGAACATCTTAATATCACTGTTGACGCTAAACAGGAACCTTTAAGAATCGATAAATTCCTGTTGATATACAGACAGAATTCTTCAAGAAATAAAATTTCACAAACCTGCAGAGCCGGAAATGTTGTAGTGAACGGAAGTGCCGTAAAACAAAATTACCGGGTCAAACCGGGGGACCAGATTTCGGTATTGCTTACCCATCCTCCGAGAGAGAATGTTATTATTCCACAGGATATTCCTATTAATATAGTATATGAAGATGATGATTTAATCGTGGTGGATAAAGAGCCGGGAATGGTGGTGCATCCGGGATTTGGAAACTGGGATCGGACACTGGTCAATGCACTGGCCTATCATTTTGAACAGAACGGAGAAAAGTCTGACCTTGACAGGGTAGGGCTTGTACACAGGATTGATAAAGATACTTCCGGATTATTAGTGATCGCCAAGAATGAATATGCATTAAGTTTTCTGGCCAAGCAGTTCTTTAACAGGACGACTAAGAGACTGTATTGGGCTTTTGTATGGGGAAATTTGCAGGAAGATGAAGGAACTATCAAAGGGCATATCGGAAGGCATCCTAAAAACAGAATGCAGATGTCCGTTTATGAAGATGGAAGCCAGGGTAAACATGCGGTGACGCATTATAAAGTACTGGAGAGATTCAGATATATGACTTGGGTAGAGTGTAAACTGGAGACCGGAAGAACGCATCAGATCAGGGCACATTTCAAACATATTGGGCATACCTTGTTTAATGATGAAAGATACGAGGGACATACTCCTTTAAGAGGAGTCAACCTTCCTAAGTATAAGCAGTTTATAAAAAATGTTTTTGAAATTCTGCCAAGACACGCCCTTCATGCCCATACCCTGGGATTTGTACACCCAACAACTAAAAAGGAATTATATTTTGAGAGCCCAATGCCCAAAGATATGGTGGATGCCGTAAAAAAATGGAGAAATTATTTAGAAAACTAAAAATATATTGAGAATTTTTTTATATTTGTTGAATTGAAATCAAGATTTGTTATGAGAAAACTATATGCTATCGTATGTTTAGCTCTTTTGTCAAATGCATACAAAGCACAAGAATCACTACCATACTATCAGCAATATCTTTTGGATGGTGAGTTCCTGTTCAACCCAGCTCAATACGGAAAGACAGATTACGTACAGCTCAACGCCAATTATCAACAACAATTTTCAAAGTTCAACAATTCTCCGAATGTACAGTCAATCGGGATCAATGCGAACATATTTGATAGGGTAGGTGCCGGTATCTCTGTATTCAGAGACAGTAACGGGCCTATTTCTGCCGGAGGTATTACAGCTGGTGCTTCTTATTTTATTCCATTAAGCAGTGAAGGGGACAGAAAGGATCAGTTTTCTTTCGGTACCAGTGTTAACTTCTATAACATGAACTTTGATTATTCAAAAATTAATACTGAAGAAGGTGGTGACCCATTATTAAGAGGGGAGGAAAGCAATATCTTTATGGTATATGCGAATTTCGGTTTGGCGGCTACGTACAGAGGGCTTTTCGGGGGTGTTTCCGTGAATGATATCGCATTGAGCAACGATGCCTCTATCGTGAACAACTATGAGCCTTCACCCATCAAATTCTTCTTAAACTTAGGATATAACTGGAATATTGCTGATAATATTACTTTAGCTCCATCAGCATTGATCAACTTAAATACCAACTCAACAAGAATGATCGACTGGAATTTAATGGCGACATTCTCTAATGATATCAATGCATTCTCTTTTGGATTAAGTTACAGAACTGTTCAAAACAGATTTGATAACCAGAACCTGAGTATCTCTCCGATCGTTAAAGTAAGATTCAACAAATTTATGATTGGAGCAACGTATAACTTGGGAATGTCTGACATTCAGAGCTATGGAGGAAACAGCTTCATGATCGGTCTCGGTTATAACTTCGATAACTTTATTAATGTTAGAGGATTTAGATATTAATCAATATAATTTAAATAAATTTGAGCTCTGAATTTTTTCAGAGCTTTTTTATGATCTATATTCACATTCCTTTCTGTAAACAAAAATGCAGCTACTGCAATTTTCATTTTTCAACATCCCTGAATTTTAAGGATGAAATGCTCCATGCGATGAAAACTGAAATGATGCTTCGGAAAGATGAGCTTAGAAATAAAGCTTTAAAATCTTTGTACTTTGGAGGAGGGACGCCGTCTATTCTTTCAGTGGATGAGATCAATTCCTTAATGGATGAAGCTTTAAAATACTTTAGTTTTGAAAATGATATTGAGATTACCTTAGAAGCGAACCCGGATGACCTGGATAAGAAGTTCTTAAAAGACTTATCTGGAACTCCGGTTAATCGTTTGTCAATAGGGACCCAGAGTTTCTTTGAAGAGGATTTAAAGCTGATGAATCGTGCCCATACTGCTTCGGAAGCGGAAAGCTCTATTAAAAGGGCTCAGGATTTTGGATTTGAAAACCTAAGTATTGATTTAATCTACGGTTCGCCGACCTCCAATCTTGAGATCTGGAAAGAAAACCTGAATAAAACAATAAGCCTGGATGTGCCTCATATTTCATCCTATGCATTAACTGTTGAACCCAAAACAGCTCTGGAAAACTGGATCTCAAAGGGAAAAGTGATCAGCCCGAAAGAAGAAGAGCAAAACAGGGAGTTTTACTATCTGTCAGATTTTCTGAAAGATCATGGTTTTGAACATTATGAAGTTTCCAACTTTGCAAAACCCGGATTCTACTCCCGGCACAATTCTGCGTACTGGAAGTACCAGGAATACTTAGGAATTGGACCATCTGCGCATTCCTATAACGGATTTGATGTCCGAAGCTGGAATGTTGCTAATAACCAGCAGTATATAAAAAAGCTGCTTGCCAGAAACTGGGCTAAAGAAGAAGAGATTCTTTCTCAGAAAGACCAGTTCAATGAAATGATTATGATTGGCTTACGAACGATCTGGGGAGTAGACCTTGAAAATCTCAGAAGTAAATTCAATGATCATATTCTTGAGCATTTTCAAGATGAAATGAAACCAAAACTTGAAGAAGGTATTTTAATCATTGAAAACGATCATTTAAAGATCCCTGAAAGACACTGGTTTATGGCAGACGGAATTGCTTCTGATTTGTTCATCGTAGAATAGGTTGACATTACCGTAAATAAAGTCTCAAAACTGAAATTTTGAATCTAAAATCTTCGTATTTTTGTATAAAATTTCAGTTCACAATTTGAAAACTAAAAAACAAGATTATTCGCATCTTTCTTCCAGCCAGCCTATTGGTATTTTTGACAGTGGAGTAGGAGGACTTACCGTGGCTAAAGAGATCAAAAGACTGCTTCCCAATGAAGATCTAATCTACTTTGGAGATACCAAACACCTTCCTTACGGAGAGAAATCCAGGGAAGCGATTATTGAGTATTCTACAAAGATTACGAATTTCTTACTCGAACAAAACTGTAAGGCTATAGTAATTGCCTGTAATACGGCTACTGCCAATGCTTTGAATGAAGTAATGCAGTCTGTTGCGGGTAAGGTTCCGGTGATTGATGTTATTAATCCTGTTGCTGAAAAAGTGGCCTATGAAATTCATAATAATGTAGGCGTTATTGCAACCAAAGCCACAGTGAATTCAGGATTGTACAAAAAGAGTATCCGTAAGCATAATAAATGGATTAAGGTGGATGAGCTAGCCACTCCTTTGCTGGTTCCGGCCATAGAGGAAGGATTTAAAAACCATCCGATTACACATGCTATCATTTACAATTATCTCAGTAATAATAAACTGAAGAATATTGAAACACTGATTCTTGGATGTACGCATTATCCTCTTTTAATCGATGAAATCAAACAATATTACGGAAACAGGGTTCGTGTGATTGACTCTCCGAATATTGTTGCCAATCACCTGAAAATTATTTTGGATAAGTACAGCCTTTTGAATGAAGCTAATCCTAAACCGAATTACCACTTTTATCTTTCAGATCTTACGAAGAATTTTGAAAAGATTTCCAAGAAGTTTTTCGGTAAAACAATTGATTTGGAATTGAAAGTATTATAATACAAAAAGCGGCTTCATCCGAAGCCGCTTTTTTATTTTTTCTCCCGCGGATTGTATGATAACGCAGAATTATTCTCAAAAGCCTGCTCAATCGACGTAAAATTATTTACGCTTCTACGATTACTTTTTCAGCGGTAAGCCTTTTCTTGGGATTGAACTTTGGCTGGTTGGCATCTGTTTCGTCTCTTTCTCCGATAGCTACTGCAAAAAGGGTTTCGTATTTTTCATTGTTCAGAACAGCATCGTATCTTTCAGGCTCAATTCCTTCCATAGGAGTAGAATCTATTCCCAGATCAGCACAAGCCGAAAGGAAGACTCCTAATGATAAATAAACCTGATGCCTGAGCCACGATTTTATCCCGGCCTCTCCTTTGGGCTTTACAAAATTTTTATAATAATTCACAGATCCTTCAGGAAGATTTTCTTCAATCTGTTTTTCAAAATCCTCGGGATTTTTAAGAACCTGGAAAACAATCAGATGGCTGCTGTCTACAATTTTTTCTTTATTCCAGTAAGAAGCTTCTGCCAATCGGTCCTTTACGTTAGAATTATCATTAACAAAAATAAAATTCCATGGCTGGCTGTTGATGGAAGAAGGACTGAGGTTCAAAATCTCTTTCAATACTGCAATTTGCTCTTCGCTGATTTTTCCCTGCGGGTTATACTTTTTTACAGTATACCTGTTTTTCATTTTGTCTAAAAAGTTCATAATTTTATACTATCATTTTTATAGTTACAAAATTAATTTAAGTTTATTAAATTTGCAATAACGGTAAAAAATGATAGTATCAATGTATACAGTAGATAATAAGTCTTACCCTTGCTGCACCAGTGTAACCATGAGGTTTATAGGCGGTAAATGGAAAGCGGTAATGCTGCATCATTTAATGGGTGGCGCAAAAAGATACAATGAATTAAGGAAATCTATTCCTACGATTACAGAAAGAACCTTAAGTCTGCAGCTTAAGCAGCTGGAGGAAGACGGGATTATCAACCGAACTGTTTTTACTGAAAAACCTCCTTTGGTTGTTGAATATGAACTAACAGACTTTGGAAAAACGTTGCTGCCTGTTTTGCAGGCCATTACTAAGTGGGGCGAAGAGGCTCCCGGGAACTCAAAAAAAATAATCAGGAACTAAATTTCCTGATTATCATTTTCTTTATTGGGCTCAAAAAAACTGAAACTTACGTTTCCGTATTTTCGGGTATCTGTCAGATTAGGATGCTCGAGCTTCATACGGCTTTGATGCTCTACGATAAGAACTCCGTTTTCTTTTACATATTTATTGTTGAGCACCAGGGAAATCAATTCGCGATATTTTTTCTCTTCCATTTCAAACGGTGCATCAGAAAAAACGATTTCAAAAGATTTTTTATTTCTGAACTTTTTAAGCCAGTCAAATACATCCCCTCTCTGTACATTGATCTGAAGTCCCATATGCAATTCAGAAGCGGTAGAATTGATGAAAGCGGTGTGTTTTGGATTCATTTCTACTGAGGTTACGTCCTGACATCCTCTGGAAGCAAATTCTAATGAAATGGAACCTATTCCCGCAAATAAGTCAAGAACGGAAACCGACTGCATATCATATTTGTTTTCCAGAATGCTGAATAAAGCTTCTTTGGCAAAATCTG contains:
- the coaD gene encoding pantetheine-phosphate adenylyltransferase, translating into MKIAVFPGSFDPITLGHYDIIERAAPLFDKLIIAIGQNSQKKYMFPLEKRMEFIQNSVAEFPNVEVDSFEGLTVDYCFEKNAQYIIRGLRNPADFEFEKAIAHTNRTLAHKKLETVFLLTSSGKSFISSSIVREIITHGGEYELMVPDSVRVER
- a CDS encoding helix-turn-helix domain-containing protein, producing MYTVDNKSYPCCTSVTMRFIGGKWKAVMLHHLMGGAKRYNELRKSIPTITERTLSLQLKQLEEDGIINRTVFTEKPPLVVEYELTDFGKTLLPVLQAITKWGEEAPGNSKKIIRN
- a CDS encoding D-alanine--D-alanine ligase; protein product: MNKKSVAVVMGGYSDEYVVSLKSGQLIYDSLDRNLYDVYKVVILKDEWYFLGENDKKYDLNKGDFSVILDNGGILKFDVCFNIIHGTPGENGILQAYWDAIGQKYTGCDFYQSALTFNKKDTLAVLSKYGIPSAKSVYLRKGENINAEEIIEELGLPVFVKPNQSGSSLGISKVKEKSELIAATEIAFKEDDEILIESFLNGMEVSVGVIDFKGETIVLGITEIVPKNEFFDYQAKYEGASEEITPARIDDETTKRVEDIAKRAYNSLGMSGFSRSEYILMDGIPYMLEMNTNPGFSPASILPQQARHYGISIMDLCGNEVEKALNKQK
- a CDS encoding nitroreductase family protein, which codes for MNFLDKMKNRYTVKKYNPQGKISEEQIAVLKEILNLSPSSINSQPWNFIFVNDNSNVKDRLAEASYWNKEKIVDSSHLIVFQVLKNPEDFEKQIEENLPEGSVNYYKNFVKPKGEAGIKSWLRHQVYLSLGVFLSACADLGIDSTPMEGIEPERYDAVLNNEKYETLFAVAIGERDETDANQPKFNPKKRLTAEKVIVEA
- a CDS encoding PASTA domain-containing protein; the encoded protein is MLKSLFNWKVLLNLVIAIGVFVGLVWLTFRWLEYHTNHGQEIPVPNVVNKSVHDAIKILDDTGLEYEVDSANYDPKYRPFQVLQIYPSPGSRVKDGRTVRLKVNPRTWAQIAVPDVINKYSGLAFQRLDQVGLKIGDTIYEPSIQKDALLRILYKGNAVNPGTRLPRFSVIDVVVGTGPMRNISIPNVVGLSVKEARAVITKSMFEVGLVEYEDGGKDESDIIYYQDPAAGDVRDQGMQIDLWASKRTPAELRAKVEQLNSIYRMKVDTSLPPVRYEEVHNEPAYEPPVIPAPAPKKEVPKAEPVKTETPKVQTTAPKPAASGTEKPKTSTNNQATGSTAKPAAPANTGQQPAQKPKAKKVVVE
- the murI gene encoding glutamate racemase, whose amino-acid sequence is MKTKKQDYSHLSSSQPIGIFDSGVGGLTVAKEIKRLLPNEDLIYFGDTKHLPYGEKSREAIIEYSTKITNFLLEQNCKAIVIACNTATANALNEVMQSVAGKVPVIDVINPVAEKVAYEIHNNVGVIATKATVNSGLYKKSIRKHNKWIKVDELATPLLVPAIEEGFKNHPITHAIIYNYLSNNKLKNIETLILGCTHYPLLIDEIKQYYGNRVRVIDSPNIVANHLKIILDKYSLLNEANPKPNYHFYLSDLTKNFEKISKKFFGKTIDLELKVL
- the rsmD gene encoding 16S rRNA (guanine(966)-N(2))-methyltransferase RsmD, with the translated sequence MFRIISGKWKAKKIAAPKNFDVRPTTDFAKEALFSILENKYDMQSVSVLDLFAGIGSISLEFASRGCQDVTSVEMNPKHTAFINSTASELHMGLQINVQRGDVFDWLKKFRNKKSFEIVFSDAPFEMEEKKYRELISLVLNNKYVKENGVLIVEHQSRMKLEHPNLTDTRKYGNVSFSFFEPNKENDNQEI
- a CDS encoding RluA family pseudouridine synthase, encoding MSEDNEDFLDEELLESNSIENIDIDEENKGLYEHLNITVDAKQEPLRIDKFLLIYRQNSSRNKISQTCRAGNVVVNGSAVKQNYRVKPGDQISVLLTHPPRENVIIPQDIPINIVYEDDDLIVVDKEPGMVVHPGFGNWDRTLVNALAYHFEQNGEKSDLDRVGLVHRIDKDTSGLLVIAKNEYALSFLAKQFFNRTTKRLYWAFVWGNLQEDEGTIKGHIGRHPKNRMQMSVYEDGSQGKHAVTHYKVLERFRYMTWVECKLETGRTHQIRAHFKHIGHTLFNDERYEGHTPLRGVNLPKYKQFIKNVFEILPRHALHAHTLGFVHPTTKKELYFESPMPKDMVDAVKKWRNYLEN
- a CDS encoding PorP/SprF family type IX secretion system membrane protein translates to MRKLYAIVCLALLSNAYKAQESLPYYQQYLLDGEFLFNPAQYGKTDYVQLNANYQQQFSKFNNSPNVQSIGINANIFDRVGAGISVFRDSNGPISAGGITAGASYFIPLSSEGDRKDQFSFGTSVNFYNMNFDYSKINTEEGGDPLLRGEESNIFMVYANFGLAATYRGLFGGVSVNDIALSNDASIVNNYEPSPIKFFLNLGYNWNIADNITLAPSALINLNTNSTRMIDWNLMATFSNDINAFSFGLSYRTVQNRFDNQNLSISPIVKVRFNKFMIGATYNLGMSDIQSYGGNSFMIGLGYNFDNFINVRGFRY
- the hemW gene encoding radical SAM family heme chaperone HemW, yielding MIYIHIPFCKQKCSYCNFHFSTSLNFKDEMLHAMKTEMMLRKDELRNKALKSLYFGGGTPSILSVDEINSLMDEALKYFSFENDIEITLEANPDDLDKKFLKDLSGTPVNRLSIGTQSFFEEDLKLMNRAHTASEAESSIKRAQDFGFENLSIDLIYGSPTSNLEIWKENLNKTISLDVPHISSYALTVEPKTALENWISKGKVISPKEEEQNREFYYLSDFLKDHGFEHYEVSNFAKPGFYSRHNSAYWKYQEYLGIGPSAHSYNGFDVRSWNVANNQQYIKKLLARNWAKEEEILSQKDQFNEMIMIGLRTIWGVDLENLRSKFNDHILEHFQDEMKPKLEEGILIIENDHLKIPERHWFMADGIASDLFIVE